One segment of Toxotes jaculatrix isolate fToxJac2 chromosome 8, fToxJac2.pri, whole genome shotgun sequence DNA contains the following:
- the efna1b gene encoding ephrin-A1b, with protein MDLACLVCLALSVGAWFASAERHSVYWNSSNPNFLWDEYTVEVRINDYLDIICPHYTHGEVSSHAAERYVLYMVEREDYEVCKPHSFDQLRWECSRPFAPHAPEKFSEKFQRFTPFTLGKEFRQGESYYYISKPMHHHGQECLRLRVDVVGHKGSGKSHLDKSKAEETGKSLDGGKMKFLAAGGVHNPSNHLPADDPAVMEPNVQRSIGSSAVQLYSFPLFFTMIPVLLALMLH; from the exons ATGGATTTGGCGTGTCTGGTGTGTTTAGCACTGAGCGTGGGTGCCTGGTTCGCCTCTGCGGAGAGACACAGCGTCTATTGGAACAGCTCGAATCCAAA CTTCCTGTGGGATGAGTACACTGTGGAAGTGCGTATCAACGACTATCTGGACATCATCTGCCCCCACTACACCCACGGTGAGGTGTCATCGCATGCAGCTGAGCGCTATGTGCTGTacatggtggagagggaggACTATGAGGTGTGTAAACCTCACTCCTTTGACCAGCTCCGCTGGGAGTGCTCACGGCCGTTCGCTCCCCATGCTCCTGAGAAATTCTCTGAGAAGTTCCAGCGCTTCACTCCATTCACCCTGGGAAAGGAGTTCAGACAGGGAGAGAGCTACTATTATATCT CCAAGCCAATGCATCACCATGGCCAGGAGTGTCTGAGACTGAGAGTGGATGTGGTCGGGCATAAAGGCTCTGGAAAAAGTCACCTAGACAAATCCAaggcagaggagacagggaAAAGCTTAGATGGAGGAAAAATGAAGTTTCTTGCTGCCGGAGGAGTGCACAACCCCTCTAACCACCTCCCAGCAG ATGACCCTGCTGTGATGGAGCCAAACGTCCAGAGGAGTATCGGCAGCTCAGCAGTACAGCTGTATTCCTTTCCACTCTTCTTTACCATGATCCCAGTCTTACTAGCCTTGATGCTACACTAA